The following proteins are encoded in a genomic region of Fundidesulfovibrio putealis DSM 16056:
- the metW gene encoding methionine biosynthesis protein MetW yields the protein MRYDLDLIASWITPGSRVLDLGCGQGELLEFLHEAKQVRGFGVEQDEAKAASAISRGVSVLQGDFSREVRDYPDKTFDFVVLSQTLQQVPEPLPVLEQILRVGKKAVVSFPNFAHWRNRCQLFFQGQAPVTPELPYDWHDTPNIRVIAFKDFTRFCNRYGITILEAVGVKTDPASRSGLVLRWLPNLRATYGIFLLSKE from the coding sequence ATGCGCTACGACCTGGACCTCATCGCCTCCTGGATCACCCCCGGCTCGCGCGTGCTGGACCTGGGCTGCGGCCAGGGGGAGCTTTTGGAGTTCCTGCACGAGGCCAAGCAGGTGCGCGGCTTCGGCGTGGAGCAGGACGAGGCCAAGGCCGCGTCCGCCATCAGCCGGGGCGTATCCGTGCTGCAAGGCGACTTCAGCCGCGAAGTGCGCGACTACCCCGACAAGACCTTCGACTTCGTGGTGCTCTCCCAGACGCTCCAGCAGGTGCCTGAACCGCTGCCCGTGCTGGAGCAGATCCTGCGCGTGGGCAAAAAAGCCGTGGTCAGCTTCCCCAACTTCGCCCACTGGCGAAACCGCTGCCAGCTGTTCTTCCAGGGCCAGGCACCCGTCACGCCGGAACTCCCCTACGACTGGCACGACACGCCCAACATCCGCGTCATCGCCTTCAAGGACTTCACACGCTTCTGCAACCGCTACGGCATCACCATCCTGGAAGCCGTGGGCGTCAAGACCGATCCGGCCTCGCGATCAGGTCTCGTGCTGCGCTGGCTGCCCAACCTGCGGGCCACGTATGGGATTTTTTTGTTGAGTAAAGAGTAA
- the metX gene encoding homoserine O-acetyltransferase MetX — MSEYAAKISPDSTSVGLSHTRLFTFAQDEPFPLESGASIGPVTLAYETYGTLAPDGSNAVLVCHALTGDAHAAGLSSHADPKPGWWEVMIGPGKGIDTDKHFVICSNVLGGCMGSTGPACADPATGQPYGLDFPVITIGDMVRAQKALLEHLGITRLLAVIGGSMGGMQVLDWAARFPDMVVSAIALATAAKHSAQHIAFHEVARQAILADPDFNAGSYYTGNKPEHGLAVARMIGHITYLSDEAMRHKFGRGLQDRADFSFSFEADFQVESYLRYQGRKFVERFDANSFLYITRAADYFDLAATHGGGSLAKTFSNGRTRFLVVSFSSDWLYPTYQSRELVQGLKRAGRDVSFCEIEAQWGHDAFLLDNPRLAGLISGHLERTRHDLEKGLL; from the coding sequence ATGAGCGAATACGCTGCTAAAATCTCCCCTGATTCCACCAGTGTGGGGCTCTCCCACACCAGGTTGTTCACCTTCGCCCAGGACGAACCCTTCCCTCTGGAATCCGGCGCGTCCATCGGCCCCGTGACCCTGGCCTACGAGACCTACGGCACCCTGGCCCCAGACGGCTCCAACGCAGTGCTGGTCTGCCACGCCCTCACCGGCGACGCCCACGCGGCAGGCCTGTCCTCCCACGCCGACCCAAAGCCCGGCTGGTGGGAGGTGATGATCGGACCCGGCAAAGGCATCGACACCGACAAGCACTTCGTCATCTGCTCCAACGTGCTGGGCGGCTGCATGGGGTCCACCGGCCCGGCCTGCGCCGATCCGGCCACCGGACAGCCCTACGGCCTGGATTTCCCGGTGATCACCATAGGCGACATGGTGCGCGCCCAGAAGGCCCTGCTGGAGCACCTGGGCATAACGCGCCTCCTGGCGGTGATCGGCGGCTCCATGGGCGGCATGCAGGTGCTGGACTGGGCCGCGCGCTTCCCGGACATGGTGGTCTCCGCCATCGCCCTGGCCACCGCCGCCAAGCACTCCGCCCAGCACATCGCCTTCCACGAGGTCGCCCGCCAGGCCATCCTGGCCGACCCCGACTTCAACGCGGGCAGCTACTACACCGGGAACAAACCCGAGCACGGCCTGGCCGTGGCCCGCATGATCGGCCATATCACCTACCTCTCCGACGAGGCCATGCGCCACAAATTCGGGCGCGGCCTCCAGGACCGCGCGGACTTCTCCTTCAGCTTCGAGGCCGACTTCCAGGTGGAGTCCTACCTGCGCTACCAGGGCCGAAAGTTCGTGGAGCGCTTCGACGCCAACTCGTTTCTGTACATCACCCGCGCCGCCGACTACTTCGACCTTGCCGCCACCCACGGGGGCGGCTCCCTGGCCAAGACCTTTTCCAACGGGCGCACACGCTTTCTGGTGGTCTCCTTCAGCTCGGACTGGCTCTACCCCACCTACCAGTCGCGCGAGCTGGTCCAGGGCCTCAAGCGCGCAGGCCGCGACGTCAGCTTCTGCGAGATCGAGGCCCAGTGGGGGCACGACGCCTTCCTGCTGGACAACCCGCGCCTCGCCGGGCTCATCTCCGGGCATCTGGAACGCACCCGGCACGACCTGGAAAAAGGGCTCCTCTGA
- a CDS encoding hybrid sensor histidine kinase/response regulator, translated as MPSNSEDRLAALRAKAESILDGMSTKPMEVCGNDLKAILHELSVHQIELEMQNEELAKSRDELERSRDKYQQLYDFAPLGYLSLSHEGLILEANLAGARLLGVERNYLLRKPLITYLAPESQGVFFRHRTAVFEERSPQTCELVFMNRDGERVFAAVHSQVMRAGTLGEVCLSAVTDITERIQAEEDLRDSEIRFRQLVENIREVFWVRDLPSERILYVSSAYVDVWGRSTSSLYANPATFEEAIHEADRASARSAMERLRLYGEKVSQRFRVVRPDGGIRWVWARAFPIRDNQGKTYRVVGLAEDITETRRLEDELRSAKETAERASLTKSEFLANMSHEIRTPMNAIIGMTKLLMEGSLAPEQRDLLADVESAGGALLSIINDILDFSKIEAGKVDIKLEDFDLWSLLNALVRTLSPSAQRKGLPLRLEIATGTPRAVRTDPGRLRQILLNLVGNAVKFTPAGQVTIKAWASPGQLHGEDGSSFATVNFSVVDTGIGIPGSKLDVIFDTFIQADLTTTKSYGGTGLGLAISKRLVELLGGSIRVASVVGEGSSFSFSIPVEIVRQEVREQPAPQPQSLPDGGCEARNILLAEDNELNRRFAVKFLRMRGYEVTAVSNGREVLEALAKEHFDLVLMDISMPEMDGLEATMAVRAHDGSAFNPGIPIIAVTAHAVKGDEERFLSTGMNAYLAKPLDLAQFEQVVREVAASAPRFDGSPKDAPSDAAGSGTPAAQAPPFDTALQEQRFANMRDFLPELLGLFQKNVGPALQALRDSLDKDDLAEASKAAHTLKGMAAVVCATPVQTLAGEVESAARSGDMQATRALLITLDEAVSRALACLNCAPKA; from the coding sequence GTGCCCAGCAATTCGGAAGACAGGCTTGCAGCCCTTCGCGCCAAGGCGGAGTCCATACTCGACGGCATGAGTACGAAACCCATGGAGGTCTGTGGGAACGATCTCAAGGCCATCCTGCACGAGCTCTCGGTCCATCAGATCGAGCTTGAGATGCAGAACGAGGAGTTGGCCAAGTCGCGCGACGAACTGGAACGCTCGCGCGACAAGTATCAGCAACTCTACGACTTCGCGCCGCTCGGCTACCTGAGCCTGAGCCACGAGGGCCTCATCCTCGAGGCCAACCTGGCCGGAGCGAGACTCTTGGGGGTGGAGCGCAACTACCTTCTGCGAAAGCCCCTCATCACCTACCTGGCCCCAGAGAGCCAGGGCGTCTTTTTCCGGCACCGCACCGCCGTGTTCGAGGAGCGCTCGCCCCAGACCTGCGAGCTGGTCTTCATGAACCGCGACGGGGAGCGCGTGTTCGCCGCCGTGCATTCCCAGGTGATGCGGGCGGGCACGCTCGGCGAGGTGTGCCTCTCTGCCGTGACGGACATAACAGAGCGCATCCAGGCCGAAGAGGACCTGCGGGACTCGGAGATACGCTTCAGGCAGCTGGTGGAGAACATCCGCGAGGTGTTCTGGGTGCGAGACCTCCCCTCGGAGCGCATCCTGTACGTGTCTTCGGCCTACGTCGACGTGTGGGGCCGCAGCACCTCCTCGCTCTACGCCAACCCCGCCACCTTCGAGGAGGCCATCCACGAGGCCGACCGCGCCTCCGCGCGCTCGGCCATGGAGCGTTTGCGGCTGTACGGGGAGAAGGTGTCCCAGCGCTTTCGCGTTGTGCGCCCCGACGGCGGGATACGCTGGGTCTGGGCCAGGGCCTTTCCCATCCGCGACAACCAGGGCAAGACCTACCGCGTGGTTGGCCTGGCCGAGGACATCACCGAGACCCGCCGCCTGGAAGACGAGCTGCGTTCCGCCAAGGAGACCGCCGAGCGCGCCAGCCTGACCAAGAGCGAATTCCTGGCCAACATGAGCCACGAGATCCGCACCCCCATGAACGCCATCATCGGCATGACAAAACTGCTCATGGAGGGCTCCCTCGCTCCCGAGCAGCGCGACCTGCTGGCGGACGTGGAGAGCGCCGGGGGCGCGCTTCTGTCCATCATAAACGACATACTGGATTTCTCGAAGATCGAGGCCGGGAAGGTGGACATCAAGCTGGAGGACTTCGACCTGTGGAGCCTCCTGAACGCCCTGGTGCGCACCCTGTCGCCTTCTGCGCAGCGCAAGGGCCTGCCGCTTCGCCTGGAGATAGCCACCGGCACCCCCCGCGCCGTGCGCACCGATCCGGGCAGGCTGCGCCAGATCCTCCTCAATCTGGTGGGCAACGCCGTGAAGTTCACCCCGGCGGGGCAGGTCACCATAAAGGCCTGGGCCAGCCCCGGACAGCTGCACGGCGAGGACGGCTCGTCCTTCGCCACCGTGAACTTCTCCGTGGTCGACACCGGCATCGGCATCCCCGGGTCCAAGCTCGACGTCATCTTCGACACCTTCATCCAGGCCGACCTGACCACCACCAAGTCCTACGGCGGCACCGGGCTGGGGCTGGCCATCAGCAAACGGCTGGTGGAGCTGCTGGGCGGGTCCATCCGCGTGGCCAGTGTTGTGGGCGAGGGGTCGTCGTTCTCCTTCTCCATTCCCGTGGAGATCGTGCGCCAAGAGGTCCGGGAACAACCGGCCCCGCAGCCGCAGTCTCTCCCGGACGGCGGCTGCGAGGCCAGGAACATCCTGCTGGCGGAGGACAACGAGCTCAACCGCCGTTTCGCGGTCAAGTTCCTGCGCATGCGCGGGTATGAGGTCACGGCGGTGAGCAACGGCAGGGAAGTCCTGGAGGCATTGGCCAAAGAACATTTCGACCTGGTGCTCATGGACATCTCCATGCCCGAAATGGACGGCCTTGAAGCCACCATGGCCGTTCGCGCCCATGACGGCTCCGCCTTCAATCCGGGCATTCCCATCATCGCGGTCACGGCCCACGCCGTGAAGGGCGACGAGGAACGCTTCCTGTCCACGGGGATGAACGCCTACCTTGCCAAACCGCTCGATCTGGCGCAATTTGAACAAGTGGTGCGGGAGGTGGCGGCCTCCGCGCCCCGTTTTGACGGTTCGCCCAAAGACGCTCCAAGCGATGCGGCCGGCTCCGGCACGCCTGCCGCGCAGGCCCCGCCGTTCGACACCGCCCTTCAGGAGCAGCGTTTTGCGAACATGCGGGATTTCCTGCCCGAGCTGCTCGGCCTGTTCCAGAAGAACGTGGGTCCGGCCCTGCAGGCGCTGCGGGATTCGCTCGACAAGGACGATCTGGCCGAAGCGTCCAAGGCCGCGCATACCCTGAAAGGCATGGCCGCCGTGGTGTGCGCCACTCCCGTGCAGACCCTGGCCGGAGAGGTGGAGAGCGCGGCCAGGAGCGGCGACATGCAGGCAACGCGGGCGCTGCTCATCACTCTGGACGAGGCCGTCAGCCGGGCTCTGGCCTGCCTGAACTGCGCCCCAAAGGCCTGA